The following proteins are encoded in a genomic region of Brachypodium distachyon strain Bd21 chromosome 1, Brachypodium_distachyon_v3.0, whole genome shotgun sequence:
- the LOC100846646 gene encoding ubiquitin carboxyl-terminal hydrolase 3: protein MGAAGSRLEKALGEQFPEGERYFGLENFGNTCYCNSVLQALYFCVPFREQLLEYYANNKGAGDGEENMLTCLADLFSQISNQKKKTGVIAPKRFIQRLKKQNELFRSYMHQDAHEFLNFLLNELVDILEKECNATKEPPQNSSLQKNSNGPINGQPNGSHRELDTTWVHKCFQGILTNQTRCLRCETVTDRDETFLDLSLDIEQNSSITSCLKNFSSTETLNAEDKFFCDKCCSLQEAQKRMKIKKPPNILVIHLKRFKYIEQLGRYKKLSYRVVFPLELKLINTVDNSDLEYSLFAVLVHVGSGPNHGHYISLVKSHNHWLFFDDENVEMTDESMVQTFFGSAQEFSGNTDNGYILFYESVAKTS from the exons ATGGGCGCGGCGGGGTCCAGGCTGGAGAAGGCGCTGGGCGAGCAGTTCCCCGAGGGCGAGCGCTACTTCGGCCTCGAGAACTTCGGCAACACCTGCTACTGCAACAGCGTCTTGCAG GCACTTTACTTCTGTGTTCCTTTCCGTGAGCAATTACTGGAGTACTATGCAAACAATAAAGGCGCCGGAGATGGTGAAGAGAACATGTTAACCTGCTTAGCTGACCTCTTCTCTCAG ATCAGCaaccagaagaagaagacggggGTTATTGCTCCAAAGCGTTTTATACAACGACTGAAGAAACAGAATGAGCTTTTCCGCAGCTATATGCACCAG GATGCTCAtgaatttctgaattttttgcTGAATGAGCTAGTTGACATTCTTGAGAAAGAATGTAATGCCACTAAAGAACCTCCTCAAAATTCCTCCTTGCAAAAGAATTCAAATGGCCCTATTAATGGTCAGCCCAATGGTAGTCACAGAGAACTGGATACTACATGGGTCCACAAATGCTTCCAG ggAATACTGACTAATCAAACAAGATGTCTCAGATGTGAAACCGTCACTGATAGAGATGAAACATTTCTTGACCTGAGCTTGGATATAGAACAGAATAGTTCGATCACCAGCTGTCTTAAAAACTTCAGCTCAACAGAAACTTTGAATGCTGAGGATAAGTTCTTCTGTGACAAATGCTGCAG TTTGCAAGAAGCACAGAAAAGAATGAAGATAAAGAAACCACCAAACATCCTGGTAATTCATCTCAAGCGCTTCAAGTACATTGAGCAGCTTGGCCGCTATAAAAAACTATCATACCGAGTTGTTTTCCCTCTGGAGCTTAAACTCATCAACACTGTCGACAATTCAGACTTGGAATATTCCCTTTTTGCTGTGTTAGTTCATGTTGGAAGTGGGCCAAATCACGGCCATTACATCAGCTTGGTAAAGAGCCACAACCACTGGTTGTTCTTTGATGATGAGAATGTTGAGATGACTGATGAGTCCATGGTGCAGACATTCTTTGGCTCAGCACAGGAATTCAGTGGTAACACTGATAATGGTTACATACTGTTCTATGAAAGCGTAGCTAAAACAAGTTGA
- the LOC100820840 gene encoding 2-carboxy-1,4-naphthoquinone phytyltransferase, chloroplastic isoform X2: MMPLAGIALAPLLVSPPALRPSPRGSVAAEAARRPRARGRVRCSAAAASGGGGGGDAGELSRATLLWRAAKLPIYSVALVPLTEGIANIWCCAMTNPISILYLRLDAAVLVITWLNLSNDVYDSDTGADKNKKESVVNLVGSRAVTQYAANISLLLGFVGLFWAFAEAGDVRFIFLVICAIACGYVYQCPPFRLSYRGLGEPLCFAAFGPLATTAFYFSNSIRSISSGIMLLPLNKTVIASSILVGLTTTLILFCSHFHQIDGDRAVGKMSPLVRIGTKAGARLVTLGIVTLYTLLVAFGITKCLPSSCIVLGALTLPLGKWVVDYVLKNHDDNSKIFMAKYYCVRLHALFGMALASGLVLARNGVLL; the protein is encoded by the exons ATGATGCCGCTCGCTGGCATTGCCCTCGCGCCTCTCCTCGTCTCCCCTCCCGCGCTTCGTCCCTCTCCCCGTGGCAGCGTAGCAGCAGAGGCCGCGAGGAGGCCCCGCGCGCGAGGGCGAGTACGGTgctcggctgcggcggcgtccggcggaggcggaggcggggacGCCGGTGAGCTGTCCCGCGCGACGCTGCTCTGGAGGGCGGCCAAGCTGCCCATCTACTCCGTGGCGCTTGTGCCACTCACC GAAGGGATTGCAAACATTTGGTGCTGTGCAATGACGAACCCCATAAGCATTTTGTATTTGCGGTTGGATGCAG CTGTCCTTGTGATCACCTGGCTCAATCTCAG CAATGATGTTTATGATTCAGATACTGGTGCTGATAAGAACAAGAAAGAATCTGTTGTGAACCTTGTTGGCAG TCGAGCAGTGACACAATATGCTGCAAACATTTCTCTTCTGCTCGGCTTTGTAGGGCTATTTTGGGCCTTTGCAGAAGCTGGAGATGTCAGATTCATCTTTTTGGTGATATGTGCAATCGCTTGTGGTTATGTTTATCAG TGCCCGCCATTCCGATTGAGTTATCGAGGGTTGGGTGAACCATTATGTTTTGCTGCATTTGGCCCATTGGCCACCACAGCCTTCTACTTCTCAAACAGCATCAGAAGCATTTCAAG CGGAATTATGCTTCTCCCTCTCAACAAAACAGTCATAGCTTCGTCCATTCTTGTTGGGTTGACAACTACCCTGATACTCTTCTGCAGCCACTTTCATCAG ATTGACGGAGACAGGGCTGTTGGGAAGATGTCCCCCCTG GTAAGAATTGGCACCAAAGCAGGAGCAAGATTAGTCACGCTTGGGATTGTCACGCTTTACACTCTTTTGGTCGCTTTTGGCATAACCAAATGTCTCCCGTCATCCTGCATT GTCCTTGGTGCCCTGACTCTCCCTCTGGGCAAATGGGTTGTGGACTATGTGCTGAAAAATCACGAT GATAACAGCAAGATTTTCATGGCAAAGTATTACTGCGTGCGGTTACATGCCTTGTTTGGGATGGCACTGGCTTCTGGTTTGGTGTTGGCTAGAAACGGTGTACTACTCTAA
- the LOC100843936 gene encoding vegetative cell wall protein gp1 — MLSSQPPMRWRVINQAEEQETEKIPSPTPFLSSLPKSPSPTPTSHSPSSPVGLRSPPPIAAAMDKSNLLPPSNSAASSALKSLNKSSYKISKQPSSSSMKAPSPPPPPLPSRLSPPLPPPPPQTAAPVLPDHPPPQPPVYNIDKSNFRDVVQKLTGSPSHLLPPQPPAAAPAAAVVAPPPPRPIMAPPPARPIMAPPPPPLSAIPSRLHRIRPPPLAPLRPPPPILPPAAPTLSPLPALPSVCMTAESPISAYMRRLRGMPSPIHVPTSPLGFGCLPSPRTPTSPGVAMPATSPRVRDP, encoded by the coding sequence ATGCTGAGCAGCCAGCCACCAATGAGGTGGCGTGTCATCAACCAGGCGGAAGAGCAAGAGACAGAGAAGATCCCATCGCCCACTCCTTTTCTCTCCTCACTCCCCAAATCCCCATCTCCCACTCCCACATCACACTCCCCCTCTTCCCCGGTCGGTCTCCGGTCTCCTCCCCCTATCGCCGCGGCCATGGACAAGTCCAACCTCCTGCCGCCCTCCaactccgccgcctcctccgccctcaAGTCCCTCAACAAGTCCTCCTACAAGATCTCCAAgcagccctcctcctcctccatgaaagcgccttctcctcctccgccgccgctcccttcCCGCCtatctcctcctcttccgccgccgccgcctcaaaCCGCCGCGCCCGTCCTGCCTGACCACCCTCCACCCCAGCCCCCCGTCTACAACATCGACAAGTCAAACTTCCGCGACGTCGTCCAGAAGCTCACCGGCTCCCCCTCCCACCTCCTACCGCCTCAGCCCCCGgcggccgcccccgccgccgccgtcgtggcCCCACCCCCGCCGCGTCCCATCATGGCCCCTCCCCCAGCGCGTCCCATCATGGCCCCGCCTCCACCCCCGCTATCGGCCATTCCGTCCCGCCTCCACCGCATCCGCCCCCCGCCGCTGGCCCCGctccgcccgcctccgcccatcctgccgccggccgcgcccaCGCTCTCCCCTCTCCCCGCGCTCCCTTCCGTCTGCATGACGGCGGAGTCCCCCATCTCGGCCTACATGCGCCGGCTGCGGGGGATGCCGTCGCCGATCCATGTGCCGACATCGCCGCTCGGGTTCGGGTGCCTCCCCTCGCCGCGGACGCCGACGTCGCCTGGCGTGGCCATGCCGGCCACCAGCCCCCGCGTCCGCGACCCCTGA
- the LOC100844236 gene encoding alcohol dehydrogenase-like 2 isoform X1 translates to MEDQSLKPIRCKAAVCRANGAPLVIEDIFVDAPKAYEIRIKIICTSLCHTDLTFWRVKEEFGIPPLFPRILGHEAYGVVESVGERVEGYAAGDTVVPTFLGQCESCSSCASEGNNMCSAVPFALGPGMRRDGTTRFRDTHGAPLHDLMAVSSFSQYTVVDVNQVVKVDASVPPKLACILGCGAGTGVGAAWKLAKVEPASSVAVFGLGAVGLSVAQGAKMCGASKIIGVDLNPDKRELGKIFGVTDFINPSELGESSVVEVIIKMTGGGADYCFECIGLASVMTDAFRSCKQGKGKTVILGVEQDGKPICLPAFEFLFGKCVMGSLFGGIKPKTDIPILAEKCMNKELELEKLITHELDLQDINTAFDLLVQGKSLRCIIWMEKLVV, encoded by the exons ATGGAGGATCAAAGCCTGAAGCCCATCCGTTGCAAAG CGGCGGTGTGCAGAGCCAACGGCGCGCCGCTGGTCATCGAGGATATCTTCGTGGATGCACCCAAAGCCTACGAGATTCGCATCAAGATCATCTGCACCTCCCTCTGCCACACCGACCTCACCTTCTGGCGTGTGAAG GAGGAATTTGGCATACCGCCGTTGTTTCCGAGGATCTTAGGCCACGAGGCCTACGG GGTGGTGGAGAGCGTGGGGGAACGCGTGGAGGGCTACGCGGCGGGGGACACGGTGGTGCCGACGTTCCTGGGGCAGTGCGAGTCGTGCTCCAGCTGCGCGTCGGAGGGGAACAACATGTGCTCCGCGGTGCCGTTCGCCCTCGGCCCCGGGATGCGGCGCGACGGCACCACCCGGTTCAGGGACACCCATGGCGCCCCGCTGCATGACCTCATGGCCGTGTCCAGCTTCAGCCAGTACACCGTCGTCGACGTCAACCAGGTCGTCAAGGTCGACGCCTCCGTGCCGCCCAAGCTCGCCTGCATCCTCGGctgcggcgccggcaccggtgTGGGAGCTGCGTGGAAGTTGGCCAAGGTGGAACCTGCGTCGTCTGTGGCTGTCTTCGGGCTGGGAGCGGTCGGGTTGTCG GTGGCACAGGGCGCAAAGATGTGCGGAGCATCGAAGATCATCGGTGTTGACCTGAACCCTGACAAACGGGAACTCG GGAAAATATTCGGCGTGACAGATTTCATCAACCCATCAGAACTCGGCGAGAGTTCAGTCGTCGAG GTGATAATCAAGATGACAGGAGGCGGCGCTGACTACTGCTTCGAATGCATTGGTTTGGCCTCGGTGATGACCGATGCATTCAGAAGCTGTAAACAG GGAAAGGGGAAGACGGTCATCCTGGGGGTCGAGCAGGACGGAAAGCCCATCTGCCTGCCGGCCTTCGAGTTCCTGTTCGGCAAGTGCGTCATGGGATCGCTCTTCGGGGGCATCAAGCCCAAGACCGACATCCCGATCCTCGCCGAGAAATGCATGAACAAG GAGCTAGAGCTGGAGAAGCTGATCACACACGAACTGGACCTGCAGGACATAAACACGGCCTTCGACCTGCTCGTGCAGGGGAAGAGCCTCAGATGCATCATCTGGATGGAAAAGCTCGTGGTCTGA
- the LOC100844236 gene encoding alcohol dehydrogenase-like 2 isoform X2 encodes MEDQSLKPIRCKAAVCRANGAPLVIEDIFVDAPKAYEIRIKIICTSLCHTDLTFWRVKEEFGIPPLFPRILGHEAYGVVESVGERVEGYAAGDTVVPTFLGQCESCSSCASEGNNMCSAVPFALGPGMRRDGTTRFRDTHGAPLHDLMAVSSFSQYTVVDVNQVVKVDASVPPKLACILGCGAGTGVGAAWKLAKVEPASSVAVFGLGAVGLSGAKMCGASKIIGVDLNPDKRELGKIFGVTDFINPSELGESSVVEVIIKMTGGGADYCFECIGLASVMTDAFRSCKQGKGKTVILGVEQDGKPICLPAFEFLFGKCVMGSLFGGIKPKTDIPILAEKCMNKELELEKLITHELDLQDINTAFDLLVQGKSLRCIIWMEKLVV; translated from the exons ATGGAGGATCAAAGCCTGAAGCCCATCCGTTGCAAAG CGGCGGTGTGCAGAGCCAACGGCGCGCCGCTGGTCATCGAGGATATCTTCGTGGATGCACCCAAAGCCTACGAGATTCGCATCAAGATCATCTGCACCTCCCTCTGCCACACCGACCTCACCTTCTGGCGTGTGAAG GAGGAATTTGGCATACCGCCGTTGTTTCCGAGGATCTTAGGCCACGAGGCCTACGG GGTGGTGGAGAGCGTGGGGGAACGCGTGGAGGGCTACGCGGCGGGGGACACGGTGGTGCCGACGTTCCTGGGGCAGTGCGAGTCGTGCTCCAGCTGCGCGTCGGAGGGGAACAACATGTGCTCCGCGGTGCCGTTCGCCCTCGGCCCCGGGATGCGGCGCGACGGCACCACCCGGTTCAGGGACACCCATGGCGCCCCGCTGCATGACCTCATGGCCGTGTCCAGCTTCAGCCAGTACACCGTCGTCGACGTCAACCAGGTCGTCAAGGTCGACGCCTCCGTGCCGCCCAAGCTCGCCTGCATCCTCGGctgcggcgccggcaccggtgTGGGAGCTGCGTGGAAGTTGGCCAAGGTGGAACCTGCGTCGTCTGTGGCTGTCTTCGGGCTGGGAGCGGTCGGGTTGTCG GGCGCAAAGATGTGCGGAGCATCGAAGATCATCGGTGTTGACCTGAACCCTGACAAACGGGAACTCG GGAAAATATTCGGCGTGACAGATTTCATCAACCCATCAGAACTCGGCGAGAGTTCAGTCGTCGAG GTGATAATCAAGATGACAGGAGGCGGCGCTGACTACTGCTTCGAATGCATTGGTTTGGCCTCGGTGATGACCGATGCATTCAGAAGCTGTAAACAG GGAAAGGGGAAGACGGTCATCCTGGGGGTCGAGCAGGACGGAAAGCCCATCTGCCTGCCGGCCTTCGAGTTCCTGTTCGGCAAGTGCGTCATGGGATCGCTCTTCGGGGGCATCAAGCCCAAGACCGACATCCCGATCCTCGCCGAGAAATGCATGAACAAG GAGCTAGAGCTGGAGAAGCTGATCACACACGAACTGGACCTGCAGGACATAAACACGGCCTTCGACCTGCTCGTGCAGGGGAAGAGCCTCAGATGCATCATCTGGATGGAAAAGCTCGTGGTCTGA
- the LOC100843628 gene encoding uncharacterized protein LOC100843628: MAKISCFCVLLGGSRKKSKDMQKVSWANGNDCPKVKPVESMEGTDAAYTGTKATGNATARDTKPVIAETRAESACQGHAGNGEKASTESNVVDIIVSGPGSPGDNSSDGADKDASPDTGKFPTVTPSRLERSCSNIETARPGWRKSSGHDMALLAKSRSHDDLMSSALAPPARSHSITTSPNGAPDASPTTSTWSADRVMLRRRSSSQVLPSRSRKLWWRLFLWSHRNLHRPQGGGGAATSASPRARADEVDVSRSRQRDGYTSDTLDAAKKKDKEIVAAVEEEEAEEEVRVIPSQWVAFSAEASTPLDRVSAWVSALADRSFDIEEDHEIISEIGESSASGAKAGNAQAHAQARRRAAVDEAVQASSIVQTLNGFSSVAHISGMGLKVVPMISAFSSLRAVNLSGNFIAHIAPGSLPKGLHSLDLSRNSISTTDGLRELTRLRVLSLSYNRISRIGHGLSNCTAIRELYLAGNKISDVEGLHRLLKLAVLDLSFNKITTAKGLGQLVANYNSLRALNLLGNPVQTNVGDETLRKAVSGLLPRLEYLNKQAVKPQRAREAAKDSVAKAALGNTGWSSRRRVSRRLSHSPGSSSAKNRDREGSSRSRSKNRPQSLSLTRR; this comes from the exons ATGGCCAAGATCAGTTGCTTCTGTGTTCTGCTCGGTGGCAGCAGGAAGAAATCAAAG GACATGCAGAAGGTTTCTTGGGCTAATGGAAACGACTGCCCGAAGGTGAAACCGGTGGAGTCCATGGAGGGGACGGACGCTGCTTACACCGGCACCAAAGCCACTGGCAATGCTACGGCACGCGACACAAAGCCGGTTATCGCCGAGACACGCGCCGAGTCGGCATGTCAAGGCCATGCCGGGAACGGTGAAAAGGCCTCGACAGAGAGTAACGTCGTGGACATCATCGTCAGCGGCCCAGGCTCGCCCGGTGACAACAGCAGTGACGGCGCCGACAAGGATGCCTCACCGGACACGGGCAAGTTCCCGACGGTCACTCCATCGAGGCTGGAACGCTCGTGCTCCAACATCGAGACGGCGAGGCCCGGCTGGAGGAAATCGTCCGGGCACGACATGGCGCTGCTGGCCAAGTCACGCTCCCACGACGACCTCATGTCGTCGGCcttggcgccgccggcccgtaGCCATAGCATCACCACCAGCCCCAACGGCGCGCCGGACGCCAGCCCGACGACGTCCACGTGGAGCGCCGACCGCGTGATGCTGAGGCGGAGGTCGTCGAGCCAGGTGCTGCCGTCCCGGAGCCGGAAGCTCTGGTGGAGGCTCTTCCTCTGGAGCCACCGGAACCTGCACCGAccccaaggcggcggcggcgcggccacgTCAGCGTCGCCACGTGCGCGCGCGGACGAGGTCGACGTGTCACGTTCGCGCCAGCGCGACGGGTACACGTCGGACACGCTGGACGCCGccaagaagaaggacaaggagatcgtcgccgccgtggaagaagaagaagcagaagaagaagtacGGGTTATCCCGAGCCAGTGGGTCGCCTTCTCGGCGGAGGCGTCGACGCCGCTCGATCGGGTCAGCGCCTGGGTGAGCGCCCTCGCGGACCGCTCGTTCGACATCGAAGAGGATCATGAGATCATCAGTGAGATCGGTGAGTCGTCGGCGTCCGgggccaaggccggcaacgcGCAAGCGCATGCTCAGGCACGGCGGCGAGCTGCGGTGGACGAGGCCGTCCAGGCGAGCAGCATCGTGCAGACGCTTAATGGATTCTCGTCCGTGGCGCACATTTCTGGCATGGGGCTCAAGGTCGTCCCCATGATCTCCGCCTTCTCGAGCCTCCGGGCCGTGAATCTGTCCGGCAACTTCATCG CTCACATCGCCCCGGGGTCGTTGCCCAAGGGGCTGCACTCGCTGGATCTGTCGAGGAACAGCATCTCGACCACGGACGGCCTGCGGGAACTGACGAGGCTGCGCGTGCTCAGTCTCAGCTACAACCGGATCTCGCGCATCGGCCATG GACTGTCGAACTGCACGGCGATCAGGGAGCTCTACCTGGCCGGGAACAAGATCAGCGACGTGGAGGGGCTCCACCGCCTGCTGAAGCTGGCCGTGCTGGACCTGAGCTTCAACAAGATCACCACGGCCAAGGGCCTGGGCCAGCTCGTGGCCAACTACAACTCCCTCAGGGCTCTCAACCTCCTCGGCAACCCGGTGCAGACCAACGTCGGCGACGAAACGCTCCGAAAGGCGGTATCAGGCCTGCTACCGCGGCTGGAGTATCTCAACAAGCAGGCCGTGAAGCCGCAGCGCGCGCGGGAGGCGGCCAAGGACAGCGTCGCCAAGGCGGCACTCGGGAACACCGGGTGGAGCTCCCGTAGGCGGGTGTCACGGCGGCTGAGCCATAGCCCCGGCTCATCGTCGGCGAAGAACCGGGACAGGGAagggagcagcaggagcaggtCCAAGAACAGGCCTCAGAGCTTGAGCCTCACGAGGAGGTGA
- the LOC100821142 gene encoding alcohol dehydrogenase-like 7: MEDNKCPKPIRCKAAVCRAAGEPLVVEEIVVEPPKAHEVRIKIVCTSLCHSDVTFWRMKDFPGVFPRIFGHEAFGVVESVGEHVEGFAAGDAVVPTFLAQCGECPDCKSSRSNVCSKYRFMVRPGMPRDETTRFVDANGSPVYHFLGVSSFSEYTVVDVTQVVKVDPSLPPPTACLLSCGATTGVGAAWKLAKVEPGSSVAIFGLGAVGLAVAEGARICGASKIIGVDLNPEKQELGKKFGVTHFINPKELGEKTVSQAIIEMTDGGADYCFECIGLAALMSDAFQSSRAGWGKTIILGVEMHGSPLSIPSHEILHGKCVMGSLFGGVKPKDDIPILADKYLNKELELDKFITHEVPLKDINTAFDLLQQGKSLRCTIWMDK, translated from the exons ATGGAGGATAACAAGTGCCCCAAGCCCATCCGGTGCAAAG CGGCCGTGTGCagggccgccggcgagccgctCGTGGTGGAGGAGATCGTCGTGGAGCCGCCCAAGGCCCACGAGGTCCGGATCAAGATCGTCTGCACGTCGCTCTGCCACAGCGACGTCACCTTCTGGCGCATGAAG GATTTCCCAGGCGTTTTCCCGAGGATATTTGGTCACGAAGCATTCGG GGTGGTGGAGAGCGTGGGCGAGCACGTGGAGGGCTTCGCCGCGGGCGACGCGGTGGTGCCGACGTTCCTGGCGCAGTGCGGCGAGTGCCCGGACTGCAAGTCGTCGCGGAGCAACGTGTGCTCCAAGTACCGGTTCATGGTCCGCCCGGGGATGCCGCGCGACGAGACCACCCGGTTCGTCGACGCCAACGGGAGCCCTGTCTACCACTTCCTCGGCGTGTCCAGCTTCAGCGAGTACACCGTGGTGGACGTCACCCAGGTCGTCAAGGTCGACccgtccttgccgccgcccacTGCCTGCCTCCTCAGCTGCGGCGCCACCACTG GGGTCGGAGCGGCGTGGAAGCTGGCGAAAGTCGAGCCGGGATCTTCAGTTGCTATCTTCGGCCTCGGCGCTGTCGGATTGGCG GTTGCTGAAGGAGCCAGGATTTGTGGGGCGTCAAAGATCATCGGCGTGGATTTGAACCCCGAGAAGCAAGAGCTTG GAAAGAAGTTCGGTGTGACACATTTCATCAATCCAAAAGAACTTGGTGAAAAAACTGTCAGCCAG GCGATCATAGAGATGActgacggcggcgcggacTACTGCTTTGAGTGCATCGGGCTGGCGGCGCTGATGAGCGACGCATTCCAGAGCTCTCGGGCT GGATGGGGCAAGACGATCATCCTCGGAGTGGAAATGCACGGCTCCCCGTTGTCCATACCTTCACATGAGATCCTCCACGGGAAATGCGTCATGGGATCGCTCTTCGGAGGCGTGAAACCTAAGGATGATATTCCGATTCTCGCTGACAAGTACCTGAACAAG GAGCTGGAGTTGGACAAGTTCATAACTCACGAGGTTCCCCTGAAGGACATCAACACGGCATTTGACCTACTGCAGCAGGGGAAGAGTCTCAGGTGCACCATATGGATGGATAAGTAA
- the LOC100820840 gene encoding 2-carboxy-1,4-naphthoquinone phytyltransferase, chloroplastic isoform X1: MMPLAGIALAPLLVSPPALRPSPRGSVAAEAARRPRARGRVRCSAAAASGGGGGGDAGELSRATLLWRAAKLPIYSVALVPLTVGSAAAYNNAGLFFAKRYFGLLAAAVLVITWLNLSNDVYDSDTGADKNKKESVVNLVGSRAVTQYAANISLLLGFVGLFWAFAEAGDVRFIFLVICAIACGYVYQCPPFRLSYRGLGEPLCFAAFGPLATTAFYFSNSIRSISSGIMLLPLNKTVIASSILVGLTTTLILFCSHFHQIDGDRAVGKMSPLVRIGTKAGARLVTLGIVTLYTLLVAFGITKCLPSSCIVLGALTLPLGKWVVDYVLKNHDDNSKIFMAKYYCVRLHALFGMALASGLVLARNGVLL, from the exons ATGATGCCGCTCGCTGGCATTGCCCTCGCGCCTCTCCTCGTCTCCCCTCCCGCGCTTCGTCCCTCTCCCCGTGGCAGCGTAGCAGCAGAGGCCGCGAGGAGGCCCCGCGCGCGAGGGCGAGTACGGTgctcggctgcggcggcgtccggcggaggcggaggcggggacGCCGGTGAGCTGTCCCGCGCGACGCTGCTCTGGAGGGCGGCCAAGCTGCCCATCTACTCCGTGGCGCTTGTGCCACTCACC GTAGGTAGTGCTGCTGCTTACAATAATGCGGGGTTGTTCTTCGCTAAACGGTATTTTGGTCTCTTGGCTGCAGCTGTCCTTGTGATCACCTGGCTCAATCTCAG CAATGATGTTTATGATTCAGATACTGGTGCTGATAAGAACAAGAAAGAATCTGTTGTGAACCTTGTTGGCAG TCGAGCAGTGACACAATATGCTGCAAACATTTCTCTTCTGCTCGGCTTTGTAGGGCTATTTTGGGCCTTTGCAGAAGCTGGAGATGTCAGATTCATCTTTTTGGTGATATGTGCAATCGCTTGTGGTTATGTTTATCAG TGCCCGCCATTCCGATTGAGTTATCGAGGGTTGGGTGAACCATTATGTTTTGCTGCATTTGGCCCATTGGCCACCACAGCCTTCTACTTCTCAAACAGCATCAGAAGCATTTCAAG CGGAATTATGCTTCTCCCTCTCAACAAAACAGTCATAGCTTCGTCCATTCTTGTTGGGTTGACAACTACCCTGATACTCTTCTGCAGCCACTTTCATCAG ATTGACGGAGACAGGGCTGTTGGGAAGATGTCCCCCCTG GTAAGAATTGGCACCAAAGCAGGAGCAAGATTAGTCACGCTTGGGATTGTCACGCTTTACACTCTTTTGGTCGCTTTTGGCATAACCAAATGTCTCCCGTCATCCTGCATT GTCCTTGGTGCCCTGACTCTCCCTCTGGGCAAATGGGTTGTGGACTATGTGCTGAAAAATCACGAT GATAACAGCAAGATTTTCATGGCAAAGTATTACTGCGTGCGGTTACATGCCTTGTTTGGGATGGCACTGGCTTCTGGTTTGGTGTTGGCTAGAAACGGTGTACTACTCTAA